The Collimonas sp. PA-H2 genome includes a window with the following:
- a CDS encoding acyltransferase family protein, whose amino-acid sequence MTRRLASVDALRGCTVAAMLLVNDPGDWGHVYAPLEHSAWHGCTPTDLVFPFFLFMVGLSTALGIEPRVAQGGDRAALTRAALLRALRIVALGLAINLLAWLIMPGVHLRAPGVLQRIGLCFAATALFAIHTRPRTQWGAIVAILLGYWGLLALGGSLDPWVNLVSRSDSAIFGKLVYQIDPLSGRGHDPEGLLATLPSLATCLLGLCAGRWLRTDQLKPLLIAGIAALALGALWSLALPFNKNLWTPSFVLWCAGWAMLATLLLHWLIDRRGWPALGRRFGVNAIAAYAGSELMQILLPGLGWQEPLYQHLFAGWIAPLAGAQLASLAFAVAFVALWWLIVYVMDLRRWYIKL is encoded by the coding sequence ATGACGCGCCGCCTGGCATCGGTCGATGCATTGCGCGGCTGCACCGTAGCAGCAATGCTGCTGGTGAACGACCCGGGCGACTGGGGCCACGTCTACGCCCCGCTGGAGCATTCTGCCTGGCACGGCTGCACGCCGACCGACCTGGTGTTTCCGTTTTTCCTGTTCATGGTCGGCCTCTCCACCGCCCTCGGCATCGAACCGCGCGTGGCGCAAGGCGGAGATCGCGCGGCATTGACGCGGGCGGCCTTGCTGCGGGCCTTGCGGATCGTGGCGCTGGGCCTGGCGATCAATCTGCTGGCCTGGCTGATCATGCCTGGCGTGCATTTACGCGCGCCGGGAGTGCTACAGCGGATCGGACTGTGCTTTGCCGCCACCGCACTGTTTGCGATCCACACCCGGCCGCGCACGCAATGGGGCGCAATCGTCGCCATCCTGCTCGGTTACTGGGGCTTGCTGGCGCTGGGCGGTTCGCTGGACCCCTGGGTCAACCTGGTCAGCCGCAGCGATAGCGCCATCTTCGGGAAACTGGTATATCAAATCGATCCGCTCAGCGGCCGCGGCCATGATCCGGAAGGCTTGCTTGCGACGCTGCCGTCTCTGGCCACTTGCCTACTCGGCCTGTGCGCCGGCCGCTGGCTGCGCACAGACCAGCTGAAACCGCTGCTCATCGCCGGCATTGCCGCGTTGGCCTTGGGCGCGCTGTGGTCGCTGGCGCTGCCGTTCAACAAAAATCTGTGGACGCCGTCGTTCGTGCTCTGGTGCGCCGGCTGGGCCATGCTGGCAACGCTGCTGTTGCATTGGCTGATCGACCGGCGCGGCTGGCCGGCGCTGGGGCGCCGCTTCGGCGTCAATGCCATTGCCGCTTATGCGGGGTCGGAACTGATGCAGATCCTGCTGCCCGGCCTGGGCTGGCAAGAGCCGCTTTATCAGCACTTGTTCGCAGGATGGATCGCGCCGCTGGCCGGAGCGCAGCTCGCTTCGCTGGCGTTTGCAGTGGCCTTCGTCGCCCTGTGGTGGCTGATCGTCTACGTGATGGACCTGCGGCGCTGGTATATCAAACTATAG
- a CDS encoding tryptophan--tRNA ligase — protein MYPDRVVSGMRPTGALHLGHYHGALKNWIRLQSELPCLFFVADWHALTTHYDDPSVIETSVWDMLVDWLAAGVDPSQATLFIQSKVPEHAELHLLLSMATPLGWLERVPTYKDQQEKLADRDLATYGFLGYPLLQAADVLIYRASQVPVGDDQVPHIEMMREIARRFNHLYGKEKGFEEKAQEAVKKLGSKRAKLYNELRTQFQQQGSENALEQAKAMLDDAQNLSMIDRERLFGFLEGSRKLILSEPQALLTESSRLPGLDGQKMSKSYGNAIALREEKDVVSKKVRTMPTDPARVRRTDPGNPDKCPVWQFHVVYSDDATRAWAAKGCRSAGIGCLECKQPVIDAIIREQEPMHERAQQYLDDPSLVRAIVADGCDHARKLAQDTMRDVREAMGLGYS, from the coding sequence ATGTATCCTGATCGTGTTGTCTCCGGTATGCGCCCGACCGGCGCCTTGCATCTTGGCCATTATCACGGCGCGCTGAAAAACTGGATAAGGCTGCAATCCGAATTGCCTTGCCTGTTTTTCGTCGCCGACTGGCATGCGCTGACCACGCACTACGACGATCCCAGCGTGATCGAAACCAGTGTCTGGGACATGCTGGTCGACTGGCTGGCGGCCGGCGTCGATCCCTCACAGGCGACCTTGTTCATCCAGTCCAAGGTGCCGGAACACGCCGAATTGCATCTGCTGCTGTCGATGGCTACGCCGCTGGGCTGGCTGGAGCGGGTGCCGACCTACAAGGATCAGCAGGAAAAACTGGCCGACCGCGATTTGGCCACCTACGGCTTCCTCGGCTATCCGCTGCTGCAGGCGGCCGACGTCCTGATCTATCGCGCCAGCCAGGTGCCGGTGGGCGACGACCAGGTGCCGCATATAGAAATGATGCGCGAAATCGCGCGCCGCTTCAATCATCTGTACGGCAAGGAAAAGGGCTTTGAAGAAAAGGCCCAGGAAGCGGTCAAGAAGCTCGGCAGCAAGCGCGCCAAGCTGTACAACGAGCTGCGCACCCAGTTCCAGCAGCAAGGCAGCGAGAACGCGCTGGAGCAGGCCAAGGCGATGCTGGACGATGCCCAGAACCTGTCCATGATAGACCGCGAGCGTCTGTTCGGTTTCCTCGAAGGCAGCCGCAAGCTGATATTGTCGGAGCCGCAGGCGTTGTTGACCGAGTCGTCGCGCCTGCCGGGGCTGGACGGGCAGAAGATGTCCAAGAGCTATGGCAACGCCATCGCCCTGCGCGAGGAAAAGGACGTGGTCAGCAAGAAAGTGCGCACCATGCCGACCGACCCGGCGCGGGTGCGCCGCACCGATCCGGGCAATCCGGACAAATGCCCGGTATGGCAGTTCCACGTCGTGTATTCCGACGACGCTACCCGCGCATGGGCCGCCAAGGGCTGCCGCAGCGCCGGCATTGGCTGCCTTGAATGCAAGCAGCCGGTGATCGACGCCATCATCCGCGAGCAGGAGCCGATGCACGAGCGGGCCCAGCAATATCTGGACGATCCGTCGCTGGTGCGGGCGATCGTGGCGGATGGCTGCGACCACGCACGCAAGCTGGCGCAGGATACGATGCGCGACGTGCGCGAAGCCATGGGCCTGGGCTATAGCTAA
- a CDS encoding site-2 protease family protein, with translation MNDLIQTVAVYALPVLFAITLHEAAHAYAAKYFGDPTAYMLGRMSLNPIKHIDPFGTILIPIALYLSTGGAFLFGYAKPVPINFGQLRKPRRDSAWVALAGPAANLFMALMWLVLYQVLGQFFGAQEFFMLMARAGILVNLALFAFNLFPVPPLDGGRILTSLLPTKYAYQFAKIEPYGFFVVLAFLFIKIGDVPLLYFWVGPVRSFALDVLQFITLPLSFLLR, from the coding sequence ATGAATGATCTTATCCAAACCGTCGCAGTGTATGCGCTGCCCGTGTTGTTCGCCATTACGCTGCACGAAGCCGCGCATGCCTACGCCGCCAAGTATTTCGGCGATCCCACCGCTTATATGCTGGGCCGCATGAGCCTCAATCCGATCAAGCACATCGATCCGTTCGGGACCATCCTGATTCCGATAGCGCTGTATTTGTCGACCGGCGGCGCCTTCTTGTTTGGTTACGCCAAGCCGGTGCCGATCAATTTCGGCCAGCTGCGCAAGCCCAGGCGCGATTCGGCCTGGGTGGCGTTGGCCGGGCCCGCGGCGAATCTCTTCATGGCGCTGATGTGGCTCGTGCTGTACCAGGTGCTGGGGCAATTTTTCGGAGCGCAAGAATTTTTTATGCTGATGGCCAGGGCCGGTATTCTAGTCAATCTGGCGTTGTTTGCTTTTAACCTGTTTCCGGTTCCGCCGCTGGATGGCGGGCGCATCCTGACAAGTTTGCTGCCGACCAAGTATGCCTATCAGTTTGCGAAAATCGAACCCTACGGTTTCTTTGTTGTGCTGGCATTCCTTTTCATTAAAATTGGCGATGTGCCGTTGCTGTACTTTTGGGTCGGTCCGGTTCGCTCATTTGCGCTAGACGTGCTGCAATTCATTACCTTGCCGCTTTCCTTTTTATTACGATAA
- a CDS encoding cytochrome c oxidase subunit 3 encodes MSDAAILKSSGGGYGKPAADNPLERRYAAISVALWLFMAVASALFLLFIAAYIMRMDAADWSPLAMPWQLWLSTSILAIASVVLQLAVAAANNHQMERARSLLLLAGACSIAFLAAQLWGWQALQAIHVTASGNPAGSFFYLLTAMHALHVTGGLVGWGMAAAGSWRQQPRRLAWRIRLCARYWHFLLAVWLLLFAALGWLTPDFVRMVCGTR; translated from the coding sequence ATGAGCGACGCTGCGATCTTGAAATCATCGGGCGGCGGTTACGGCAAACCGGCTGCGGACAACCCGCTTGAGCGCCGCTACGCCGCCATCAGCGTCGCCCTGTGGCTGTTCATGGCGGTCGCCAGCGCCTTGTTCCTGCTGTTCATCGCGGCCTACATCATGCGCATGGATGCCGCCGACTGGTCGCCGCTGGCGATGCCTTGGCAGCTCTGGCTGAGCACCTCGATACTGGCGATCGCCAGCGTTGTTTTACAGCTTGCAGTCGCCGCCGCCAACAACCATCAGATGGAACGCGCCCGCAGCCTGCTGTTGCTGGCGGGTGCCTGCAGCATCGCCTTCCTCGCCGCCCAGCTATGGGGATGGCAGGCGCTGCAGGCGATTCACGTGACCGCCAGCGGCAATCCGGCCGGCAGTTTTTTTTACTTGCTGACCGCCATGCACGCCCTGCATGTGACGGGCGGCCTGGTCGGCTGGGGCATGGCTGCCGCCGGCTCCTGGCGCCAGCAGCCGCGCCGGCTGGCCTGGCGTATCCGCCTGTGCGCGCGCTACTGGCACTTCCTGCTGGCGGTCTGGCTGCTGCTGTTTGCCGCGCTGGGCTGGCTGACGCCGGATTTTGTGCGCATGGTGTGCGGTACCCGTTGA
- the dapA gene encoding 4-hydroxy-tetrahydrodipicolinate synthase, with amino-acid sequence MIKGSIVAIVTPMHTDGSLDLPGLRKLIDWHVAEGTDAIVIVGTSGESPTVTVEEHCALIKLAVDHAAKRIPIIAGSGGNSTAEAIQLTRFAKEAGADASLQVVPYYNRPTQEGMYQHFKKIAESVDLPVILYNVPGRTVADMSNETILRLAQVPGIIGVKDATGNIGRGSDLIRLAPPEFAVYSGDDATAMALMFCGGKGNISVTANVAPRDMHLLCVAAMNGNVAEAVKLNNKLLPLHNKLFVEPNPLPVKWALTEMGMMADGIRLPLVPLAAEYHETVRAALREAGVLQ; translated from the coding sequence ATGATCAAGGGCAGCATTGTTGCAATCGTTACTCCCATGCATACCGACGGCAGTCTCGACTTGCCGGGTTTGCGCAAACTGATTGATTGGCACGTTGCCGAAGGCACCGATGCGATCGTCATCGTCGGCACTTCAGGCGAGTCGCCGACAGTCACGGTTGAAGAGCATTGCGCCCTGATCAAGCTGGCGGTCGATCACGCCGCCAAGCGCATCCCTATCATCGCCGGCAGCGGCGGCAATTCCACCGCGGAAGCGATACAGCTGACCCGCTTCGCCAAGGAAGCCGGCGCCGATGCATCGCTGCAGGTCGTGCCTTACTACAACCGGCCGACGCAAGAGGGCATGTACCAGCATTTCAAGAAGATCGCCGAATCGGTCGATCTGCCTGTTATCCTGTACAACGTTCCTGGCCGCACCGTTGCCGACATGAGCAACGAAACCATTCTGCGCCTGGCGCAGGTGCCGGGAATCATCGGCGTCAAGGATGCTACCGGCAACATCGGCCGCGGTTCCGACCTGATTCGCCTGGCGCCGCCTGAATTTGCCGTATATTCCGGCGACGACGCCACTGCGATGGCGCTGATGTTCTGCGGCGGCAAGGGCAATATTTCCGTGACCGCCAACGTCGCGCCGCGCGACATGCACCTGCTGTGCGTGGCGGCAATGAACGGAAACGTGGCGGAAGCTGTCAAATTGAACAACAAGCTTTTGCCTCTGCATAACAAGTTGTTTGTGGAGCCGAATCCCTTGCCCGTGAAATGGGCGCTCACCGAGATGGGCATGATGGCGGACGGCATCCGTTTGCCGCTGGTGCCGCTGGCCGCTGAATATCATGAAACCGTCCGCGCGGCGTTGCGTGAAGCGGGTGTATTACAATAA
- the htpX gene encoding protease HtpX produces MKRIFLFLATNIAVMLVMSVVLSLLGVDRFLTRAGLNLPMLMVFSLVVGFTGSIFSLLISKQMAKWSTGARVIASPSNSTEMWLVDTVGKLAQRAGIGMPEVAVYQGDANAFATGAFKNSALVAVSTGLLESMTKEEVEAVLGHEIAHIANGDMVTMTLIQGVVNTFVVFLSRVIGYAVDRALSRGNNDGPGIGYMATVLVSQIVLGIGASLIVAWFSRHREFRADAGSAKLLGSALPMQNALARLGGIEPATLPESMAALGINDKPGFMALFSSHPPIEQRIAALRNPQVTAL; encoded by the coding sequence ATGAAACGTATTTTCTTGTTCCTTGCTACCAATATCGCAGTGATGCTTGTCATGAGCGTCGTGCTGTCGCTATTGGGCGTGGACCGTTTCCTGACTCGCGCCGGCCTCAACCTGCCGATGCTGATGGTGTTTTCGCTGGTGGTCGGCTTCACCGGATCGATCTTCTCGCTGCTGATCAGCAAGCAGATGGCGAAATGGTCGACCGGCGCCCGTGTGATTGCCTCGCCGTCTAATTCGACCGAGATGTGGCTGGTGGATACGGTCGGCAAGCTGGCGCAGCGCGCCGGCATCGGCATGCCTGAAGTGGCCGTGTATCAGGGCGACGCCAATGCCTTCGCCACCGGCGCTTTCAAGAATTCGGCGCTGGTCGCGGTATCGACCGGTCTGCTGGAAAGCATGACCAAGGAAGAAGTCGAAGCAGTGCTGGGCCACGAAATCGCCCACATCGCCAATGGCGACATGGTGACCATGACCCTGATTCAGGGCGTGGTGAACACTTTTGTGGTGTTCCTGTCGCGCGTCATCGGTTATGCTGTCGACCGCGCCTTGTCGCGTGGCAATAATGATGGTCCTGGCATCGGCTATATGGCGACTGTGCTGGTATCGCAGATTGTGCTGGGTATAGGCGCGTCGCTGATCGTGGCTTGGTTCTCGCGCCATCGCGAATTCCGCGCCGACGCCGGCTCCGCCAAACTGCTGGGCAGCGCTTTGCCGATGCAGAACGCGCTGGCGCGCCTGGGCGGGATTGAGCCCGCGACCTTGCCGGAATCGATGGCAGCCCTGGGCATCAACGACAAGCCCGGTTTCATGGCGCTGTTTTCCAGCCATCCGCCGATCGAACAACGCATCGCAGCCTTGCGTAATCCGCAAGTCACTGCCCTGTAA
- the bamC gene encoding outer membrane protein assembly factor BamC, with translation MTIRKNIPSTQFSLPQRGIVIALALAGLAGCSSINSVLEPDRIDYKSAGKVTAPKLDIPPDLTQLQRENRYAIPETNAGTATASGYNLEQGARPAAAAAAVAPNAAPDMHIERDGSQRWLVVSSTPENLWPKVKDFWQDSGFLINIENPETGVMETDWAENRAKIPQDFVRNTLGKVFDSLYSTGERDKFRTRLERGPNGTTEIYVSHRGAEEVLSGAQKESSIWTARPADPQLEAEFLSRLMGRLGADEVKAKAAVANTPSLQARSKLVKNAAGDFVQIDEGFDRAWRRVGLALDRVGFTVEDRDRTQGVYFVRYVDQDADAKDKKSDKGFFAKIFSSSDSDKAKNAASYRIAVKGSDAGSQVTVLNKDGKPELSKTSDKILALLNEQLK, from the coding sequence ATGACTATTCGCAAGAACATTCCATCGACTCAATTCAGTCTCCCACAACGTGGCATTGTTATCGCTTTGGCGCTGGCCGGTCTGGCAGGATGCTCTTCGATCAATTCGGTGCTTGAGCCGGATCGTATCGATTACAAAAGCGCAGGCAAGGTAACGGCGCCGAAGCTGGACATCCCGCCCGACCTGACCCAGCTGCAGCGTGAAAATCGTTATGCCATCCCTGAGACGAATGCAGGTACAGCCACTGCCTCCGGCTACAACCTGGAGCAAGGTGCGCGTCCGGCGGCAGCGGCAGCGGCGGTTGCGCCTAATGCGGCGCCTGACATGCACATCGAGCGCGATGGTTCGCAGCGCTGGCTGGTAGTCAGTTCAACGCCTGAAAACCTGTGGCCTAAGGTCAAGGATTTCTGGCAGGATTCAGGCTTCCTGATCAATATCGAAAATCCGGAAACCGGCGTGATGGAAACCGACTGGGCTGAAAACCGCGCCAAGATCCCGCAGGATTTCGTCCGCAACACCCTGGGCAAGGTATTCGATTCGCTGTATTCGACAGGTGAGCGCGACAAGTTCCGCACCCGTCTGGAGCGTGGTCCGAACGGCACTACCGAAATCTACGTCAGCCACCGCGGCGCCGAAGAAGTCTTGTCCGGCGCGCAAAAAGAATCCAGCATCTGGACCGCACGCCCCGCCGATCCGCAGCTGGAAGCAGAATTTCTGTCGCGCCTGATGGGCCGCCTGGGCGCCGATGAAGTGAAGGCCAAGGCCGCTGTGGCCAATACGCCGTCGCTGCAGGCGCGTTCCAAGCTGGTCAAGAATGCTGCCGGCGACTTCGTCCAGATAGATGAAGGCTTCGACCGCGCATGGCGTCGCGTCGGCCTGGCGCTGGACCGTGTCGGCTTTACCGTGGAAGACCGTGACCGTACGCAAGGCGTGTACTTCGTGCGCTACGTTGACCAGGATGCGGATGCCAAGGACAAGAAATCGGACAAGGGTTTCTTCGCCAAGATATTCAGCAGCTCGGACAGCGACAAGGCAAAGAATGCAGCCAGCTATCGCATTGCCGTCAAGGGTTCGGATGCCGGCAGCCAGGTTACTGTGCTGAACAAGGATGGCAAGCCTGAATTGTCGAAAACTTCCGACAAGATCCTGGCATTGCTGAATGAACAGCTGAAGTAA
- a CDS encoding heme-copper oxidase subunit III family protein, with amino-acid sequence MSIATPPASTAEASGHGRWRQLVADWSSDQRAFQVSWGKAMMWIFLLSDTFIFSCFLTGYMTVRISSTIPWPNPSLVFSLKIGAAEVPLLLIAIMTFVLISSSGTMAMAVNFAYRRERVRAAVLMFVTAAFGVCFVSMQVFEWSKLILQEGVRPWGNPMGAPQFGSTFFMITGFHGLHVSAGVIYLIIVAVRLLKGRYDGPGGKGGTGGNYQIVEIAGLYWHFVDLVWVFIFALFYLW; translated from the coding sequence ATGAGCATTGCAACTCCGCCGGCAAGCACGGCAGAAGCATCCGGCCACGGCCGCTGGCGCCAGCTGGTGGCTGACTGGTCGTCTGACCAGCGCGCGTTCCAGGTGTCCTGGGGCAAGGCGATGATGTGGATTTTCCTGCTGTCCGACACCTTCATCTTCAGCTGCTTCCTGACCGGCTACATGACGGTGCGCATTTCCAGCACCATTCCCTGGCCCAATCCGAGCCTGGTGTTCAGCCTGAAGATAGGCGCCGCCGAGGTGCCTCTGCTGCTGATCGCCATCATGACTTTCGTCCTCATCAGCAGTAGCGGCACCATGGCGATGGCAGTCAATTTCGCCTATCGCCGCGAGCGCGTGCGGGCGGCGGTCCTGATGTTTGTCACCGCCGCTTTTGGCGTCTGTTTCGTCAGCATGCAGGTGTTTGAGTGGAGCAAGCTGATTTTGCAGGAAGGCGTGCGGCCCTGGGGCAATCCGATGGGCGCGCCGCAGTTCGGCTCGACTTTTTTCATGATCACCGGCTTCCATGGCTTGCACGTGAGCGCCGGCGTGATTTACCTGATTATAGTCGCCGTGCGCTTGCTGAAAGGCCGTTATGACGGGCCCGGCGGCAAGGGTGGCACGGGCGGCAATTACCAGATCGTTGAAATCGCCGGCTTGTACTGGCACTTCGTCGACCTGGTCTGGGTTTTCATTTTTGCCTTGTTCTATCTCTGGTAG
- a CDS encoding L-threonylcarbamoyladenylate synthase: protein MSQFFQIHPDNPQLRLIKQAVQIIQAGGIVALPTDCCYALVCQLDNKDAVDRVRRIRGVDDKHHLTMLCRDLSEISLYAKVDNRQFRLLKSATPGAYTFILEATKEVPRRLSHPARKTIGLRVPQHSIVSAVLEELGQPLIGTTLILPGADQALTDPEEVRDQLEKQIELVIDGGACSLEPTTVIDLSGDEPELIRQGRGDAGLFGF from the coding sequence ATGAGCCAGTTTTTCCAGATCCACCCGGACAATCCGCAATTGCGCCTGATCAAGCAGGCGGTGCAAATCATCCAGGCCGGCGGCATCGTCGCCTTGCCTACCGATTGCTGCTATGCGCTGGTCTGCCAGCTGGACAACAAGGACGCGGTAGACCGGGTCAGGCGCATCCGCGGCGTCGACGACAAGCACCATCTGACCATGCTGTGCCGCGACCTGAGCGAAATCTCGCTGTACGCCAAGGTCGACAACCGTCAGTTCCGGCTGCTGAAAAGCGCAACGCCGGGCGCTTATACCTTCATTCTCGAAGCCACCAAGGAAGTGCCGCGCCGTCTCAGCCATCCGGCGCGCAAGACTATCGGCCTGCGCGTACCGCAGCACAGTATCGTCAGCGCGGTGCTGGAAGAACTGGGGCAGCCGCTGATCGGCACCACCTTGATTTTGCCGGGAGCGGACCAGGCTTTGACCGATCCGGAAGAAGTGCGCGACCAGCTGGAGAAGCAGATCGAACTGGTGATCGACGGCGGCGCCTGCAGCCTGGAGCCGACCACCGTGATCGACCTCAGCGGCGACGAGCCGGAACTGATACGCCAGGGGCGCGGCGACGCCGGCTTGTTTGGTTTTTGA
- a CDS encoding glutathione S-transferase, with protein MKPILFTFRRCPYAIRARLAVKISGVEVEMHEVSLRNKPQAMLDCSPKGTVPVLALPGGAVLEQSLDIMRWALAQNDPEQWLSTDPEVVRQTQELIVQNDGAFKGLLDRYKYAERFPEYSASHYREQGEAILAQLDTRIAASGFLNGDKRGLADMAIFPFVRQFVAVDPEWFYASRYQSLAGWLDGLLASPLFQSVMQK; from the coding sequence TTGAAGCCGATTTTATTCACCTTTCGTCGTTGCCCATACGCCATCCGCGCCCGCCTCGCTGTCAAGATCAGCGGCGTCGAGGTCGAGATGCATGAGGTCAGCCTGCGGAACAAGCCGCAAGCCATGCTGGACTGTTCACCCAAGGGCACGGTGCCGGTGCTGGCGTTGCCTGGCGGCGCCGTGCTTGAGCAAAGCCTCGACATCATGCGCTGGGCGCTGGCGCAGAACGACCCGGAACAATGGCTGAGCACGGATCCCGAAGTGGTGCGGCAGACGCAGGAACTGATCGTGCAAAACGATGGCGCTTTCAAGGGTCTACTGGACCGCTACAAGTATGCGGAGCGCTTTCCGGAGTATTCCGCCAGCCATTACCGTGAGCAGGGCGAAGCAATCCTGGCGCAGCTGGATACACGGATTGCTGCCAGCGGTTTCCTCAACGGGGACAAGAGAGGCCTGGCCGATATGGCGATTTTCCCGTTCGTACGGCAATTCGTGGCGGTCGACCCGGAGTGGTTTTATGCCAGCCGGTACCAGAGCCTGGCCGGCTGGCTGGACGGCTTGCTTGCATCGCCGCTATTCCAGTCCGTGATGCAAAAGTGA
- a CDS encoding bifunctional 2-polyprenyl-6-hydroxyphenol methylase/3-demethylubiquinol 3-O-methyltransferase UbiG has translation MSTETSPASNPVSPWIGRFGRLIPAGAVLDLACGSGRHALWLASLSQNLSVLAVDRDAAALAEIDAVGVATRQVDLESGDAEALAQLFRPHRFSGVVVTNYLHRPLFPLILDSIAAQGVLLYETFAAGNEHFGKPSNPDFLLQPGELLALLAADSASRWHVLAFEDGYVEQPKAAMVQRLCAIKQPGGVASARRVA, from the coding sequence ATGAGCACTGAGACCAGTCCTGCATCGAATCCTGTCTCGCCCTGGATCGGCCGCTTCGGCCGCCTGATCCCGGCCGGCGCCGTATTGGATCTGGCATGCGGCAGCGGCCGCCACGCCTTGTGGCTGGCCAGCCTGAGCCAGAATCTCAGCGTGCTGGCGGTCGACCGCGATGCGGCCGCGCTGGCCGAGATCGATGCGGTCGGCGTTGCTACCCGCCAGGTTGACCTGGAAAGCGGCGATGCCGAGGCGCTGGCGCAGCTGTTCCGGCCCCATCGGTTTAGCGGCGTGGTGGTTACCAATTACCTGCACCGTCCCTTGTTTCCGCTGATCCTGGACAGCATCGCGGCGCAGGGCGTTTTACTTTACGAAACATTTGCCGCTGGTAATGAGCATTTTGGCAAGCCTTCTAATCCTGATTTCCTGTTGCAGCCGGGCGAATTGCTAGCCTTGCTGGCGGCCGATAGCGCCAGCCGCTGGCATGTGCTGGCCTTTGAGGACGGCTACGTGGAGCAGCCGAAAGCGGCCATGGTGCAGCGGCTGTGCGCCATCAAGCAGCCTGGCGGAGTAGCTTCGGCGCGTCGTGTCGCCTGA
- a CDS encoding cytochrome C oxidase subunit IV family protein produces MTSATGQQHPISLYLKIWGLLFVLSTLSYLVDYFNFHSYLRWTLIIVLMLMKAGLIVAFFMHMAWERLALVFAILVPPLCLLVLVALMATEADYTFLTRLLFFR; encoded by the coding sequence ATGACTTCCGCCACAGGACAACAACATCCGATCAGCCTCTACCTCAAGATCTGGGGGCTGCTGTTTGTGCTCAGCACGCTGTCTTATCTGGTCGACTACTTCAATTTCCATAGCTATCTGCGCTGGACCCTGATTATCGTCCTGATGCTGATGAAGGCAGGGCTGATCGTCGCCTTTTTCATGCACATGGCGTGGGAGCGGCTGGCGCTGGTGTTCGCCATCCTGGTGCCGCCGCTTTGCCTGCTGGTGCTGGTGGCCCTGATGGCGACCGAGGCCGACTATACGTTCCTGACCAGGCTGCTGTTCTTCCGCTGA